CTCCGCGGCCGCGACGTTGCGCGCAGCGACATCCAGCGCGGCGCGCTGCGCATCCATTCCGGCAGCCGCCGATGCAAAGAGATCGCTCATGGTTTAGCCACCGCTTTGAGTTCCGCCAGGCGAGCATGGATCGTCGCAAGCAACGCTTCTTGGAACACGGCGGCTTGCGCCGCGCTCGCCATCGCAGCATCGGTGGAGCGCGCCGCATGGCCGGCGTTCGCCCGTGCGACGCTGTTTTCGGCATCCTGGAGCCGCATGCGCGCTTCAACCAAAGCGCCGGAGACGGGAGCGCTCGCATTCATCATGCGCTTATGCTAACCCGGCGATGCGTCCACGGCGTTATCGCGACGTGAACGAATCGCGAACGAGCTTACATTAGCGCGCTAAAGGCCAAGCGCAAGCGAGACGCGCTGACGAAGACTGTGCAACTGCCCCGGCGTGATGCACGAGGACGTCGCTTGAATGCGTCGCATCGAAACCGTCGTGACGTGATGCCCGAGCGCCCACGACGTTCCTTCACCGCCGTTCTGGGGCGTCGGTTCGATTCGCTCGGCAAAGGCCGGATACGCCAATCCTTCGTCCCGCGTCAGCGGGACAACGAGTATGTTGGGGTAGCCGTCGGGGAAGAGGTCCTCGCCCTCGACGACGATGG
Above is a window of Candidatus Dormiibacterota bacterium DNA encoding:
- a CDS encoding type II toxin-antitoxin system PemK/MazF family toxin, which gives rise to MSRPEAGAIVLVDWRTGAVPQEPSKVRPAIVVEGEDLFPDGYPNILVVPLTRDEGLAYPAFAERIEPTPQNGGEGTSWALGHHVTTVSMRRIQATSSCITPGQLHSLRQRVSLALGL